In a single window of the Veillonella sp. genome:
- the trkA gene encoding Trk system potassium transporter TrkA, whose protein sequence is MKIVIVGAGKVGYSLAQRLIQDNHDVYVIDRSPERIQNLENTLDVSLVQGNGSDIQLLNEIGMDDVGMFIAVTDSDEVNMLSCSVAKITGVPTTIARVRDNTVAEHMDDEMRAKLGVDLFINPEMVTAQELLQILETPSAIDVEEFGQGTVRLMEFKITDDIPLIGQPLKEIKFPEGVLLVGVLRYGEMIIPHGESILQVDDSVFFLGLKESVEEVENLWFHNHSTFYKRAVIIGAGLLGRNLTVLLEQAGFSVKVIEKDFNRCEKLANLVDKSMVINGDATDFDLLEAEEIADSDVIIAVTDDDKLNLLVALVGKHMGIPKTVVRVGRPEYIMLMEQVGIDVVFSPRLFTASQILRFVRSGEGVLSISTFEGGKAESIEVAITSESPVAGKQLKDIRLPGKALVGVILRGDEAIVPRGNTEILDGDHIVLFALPESVSKLLKYLT, encoded by the coding sequence ATGAAAATTGTCATTGTAGGTGCTGGTAAGGTTGGCTATTCCTTAGCACAACGCTTGATACAAGATAATCATGATGTATATGTAATTGATCGTTCTCCAGAACGTATACAAAATCTTGAAAATACACTAGATGTTAGCCTTGTTCAAGGAAATGGCAGTGATATACAATTGCTCAACGAAATCGGTATGGATGATGTAGGAATGTTTATTGCTGTTACCGATTCTGATGAAGTAAATATGTTATCTTGTTCTGTAGCTAAAATTACAGGTGTTCCTACAACGATTGCTCGTGTGCGAGATAATACCGTAGCAGAACATATGGATGATGAGATGCGTGCTAAATTAGGGGTCGATTTATTTATCAATCCTGAAATGGTTACGGCTCAAGAGCTTTTACAAATTCTAGAGACTCCATCAGCTATTGATGTAGAAGAATTTGGCCAAGGTACTGTACGCCTTATGGAATTTAAGATTACAGATGATATTCCATTAATAGGTCAACCTTTAAAAGAAATTAAATTCCCTGAAGGTGTTTTACTAGTAGGGGTTTTACGTTATGGTGAAATGATTATTCCCCATGGTGAAAGTATTCTACAAGTTGATGACAGTGTATTCTTCTTAGGCTTAAAAGAGTCTGTTGAAGAAGTAGAAAATCTTTGGTTCCATAATCACAGTACATTTTATAAACGGGCTGTTATCATTGGGGCTGGTCTATTAGGTAGAAATCTAACAGTTCTTTTAGAACAAGCTGGATTCTCTGTTAAGGTTATTGAAAAAGATTTTAACCGCTGTGAAAAACTTGCTAATCTTGTAGATAAGTCTATGGTTATCAATGGAGATGCTACAGACTTTGACCTTTTAGAAGCAGAAGAAATTGCAGATAGTGATGTTATAATTGCTGTTACAGATGATGATAAGCTCAACTTGCTCGTTGCTCTTGTAGGCAAGCATATGGGCATACCAAAGACAGTTGTGCGCGTAGGTCGACCTGAATACATTATGCTTATGGAACAAGTGGGAATTGATGTGGTATTCTCGCCACGTTTATTTACAGCGAGTCAAATTTTACGTTTCGTGCGTAGTGGAGAAGGTGTTTTATCTATTTCGACCTTTGAAGGTGGAAAAGCGGAATCTATAGAGGTTGCCATTACAAGTGAATCACCTGTGGCTGGTAAACAATTAAAGGACATCCGTTTACCAGGGAAGGCGTTAGTTGGTGTAATTTTACGTGGAGATGAAGCCATCGTACCACGTGGTAATACTGAAATCTTAGATGGAGATCACATTGTTCTATTTGCGTTACCTGAATCTGTAAGTAAATTACTTAAATATCTTACCTAG
- a CDS encoding S1 RNA-binding domain-containing protein, with product MATELLENTIATLKVLRTSDQGAFLDGQTGNTNDDILLHKDQQTSPVAIGDEVEVFLYRDPKGRLTASMRLPAMKVGQIGYVEVINTTNFGCFVEVGTERGIFMPHAEMRGRPQVGEKVWVRLYTDKSGRFAVSMDVDDEMRRASKAATDAKVGQLVKGAIYNLTSDGAFFITPERWIAFLHRSEMTRKLNVGEMVEGRITFKREDGRVNVSMRPTKEKALISDGDIIMEYLLNRGGKMPYSDESSAMLIKDKFNISKAAFKRALGHLMKEKKIVQDNGWTLLTETGRQWTPPVGNESQEEE from the coding sequence ATGGCTACAGAATTGTTGGAAAATACAATTGCCACATTAAAAGTATTGCGTACTAGTGATCAAGGGGCTTTTCTAGATGGTCAAACTGGCAATACAAATGATGATATTTTGCTTCATAAGGATCAACAAACATCTCCTGTTGCCATTGGTGATGAAGTAGAGGTATTTTTATATCGCGATCCAAAGGGGCGTTTGACTGCTTCTATGCGTTTACCAGCGATGAAGGTAGGGCAAATTGGGTATGTTGAGGTAATCAATACTACAAACTTTGGCTGTTTCGTAGAGGTTGGTACTGAGCGTGGTATCTTCATGCCTCACGCGGAGATGCGTGGTCGTCCTCAAGTGGGCGAAAAAGTTTGGGTTCGTCTCTATACAGATAAATCTGGTCGTTTTGCAGTATCTATGGATGTTGATGACGAAATGCGTCGCGCATCTAAGGCTGCTACAGATGCTAAAGTAGGACAACTTGTTAAAGGCGCTATCTACAACTTGACTAGTGATGGGGCATTCTTCATCACTCCTGAACGATGGATTGCCTTTTTACATCGTTCTGAGATGACTAGAAAATTAAATGTAGGAGAAATGGTTGAAGGTCGTATTACTTTCAAACGTGAAGATGGTCGTGTCAATGTATCGATGCGTCCTACTAAGGAAAAGGCACTCATTTCTGATGGAGACATTATAATGGAGTACCTTCTTAATCGTGGAGGCAAGATGCCATATAGCGATGAATCTTCTGCGATGTTGATTAAAGATAAATTTAATATCAGTAAAGCTGCCTTTAAGCGTGCTTTAGGGCATTTGATGAAAGAGAAAAAAATTGTTCAAGATAATGGTTGGACATTGTTAACTGAAACAGGACGTCAATGGACACCTCCTGTTGGTAATGAATCACAAGAAGAGGAATAA
- the proB gene encoding glutamate 5-kinase: MRSAIINAKRIVVKVGSSTLCYANGHLNLERIERLVRQLSDLANQGKEVILVSSGATGAGLAPLGFKEKPRDLVLKQAAAAVGQGILIHMYERMFREYGRTVGQILLTKEDSTGRHSYLNLRNTLHTLLQLNVIPIINENDVVAIEEFKIGDNDTLSATVAGIVDADLLIILSDIEGLYTANPVTHPGATLIETVSEITDETYAIAGGAGSNMGTGGMYTKIKAAHMATNSGVPMVITSGEVEDSVRRVCKGEQIGTLFEAHDAGLSGKHHWLAFGKRLKGSITIDDGCARAVLDKGASILPAGIIDVDGSFGPGDTISIYHGGKEIGRGLINYGIEDMKAIKGHNTNDIAQILGINTTYDEAVHRNNLVLLH; encoded by the coding sequence ATGCGCAGTGCTATCATCAACGCAAAAAGAATAGTAGTTAAAGTAGGCAGTAGTACGCTTTGTTATGCTAATGGTCATTTAAACCTAGAACGCATTGAACGATTAGTACGCCAACTATCAGATTTAGCTAACCAAGGTAAAGAGGTTATTCTCGTTTCTTCTGGTGCAACAGGTGCTGGACTGGCCCCTTTAGGATTTAAGGAAAAACCTAGAGACCTCGTATTAAAACAAGCTGCTGCAGCAGTAGGACAAGGCATCCTTATTCATATGTATGAGCGTATGTTTCGTGAATATGGACGTACAGTAGGTCAAATTCTTTTAACAAAAGAGGATAGTACTGGTCGCCATAGTTATCTTAATTTGCGTAATACATTACATACGTTATTGCAACTTAATGTTATTCCTATTATTAATGAGAATGACGTGGTTGCTATTGAAGAATTTAAAATCGGAGATAATGATACTTTATCTGCTACCGTAGCAGGTATTGTAGATGCTGATTTGCTCATTATTTTGTCCGATATTGAAGGTTTATATACAGCTAATCCAGTTACTCATCCAGGTGCTACATTAATAGAAACAGTTTCTGAAATTACTGATGAAACCTATGCTATTGCAGGTGGAGCAGGATCTAACATGGGTACTGGCGGTATGTATACTAAAATTAAAGCAGCTCATATGGCTACAAACTCAGGCGTACCGATGGTAATCACATCTGGTGAAGTGGAAGATTCTGTTCGTCGTGTATGTAAGGGCGAACAAATTGGTACTCTCTTTGAAGCGCATGATGCTGGGCTATCAGGTAAACATCATTGGCTTGCCTTTGGTAAACGATTGAAAGGGTCAATCACTATTGATGATGGTTGTGCACGTGCTGTATTAGATAAAGGGGCAAGCATTTTACCAGCTGGTATTATTGATGTAGATGGTTCATTTGGACCTGGTGATACAATTTCTATTTATCATGGTGGTAAAGAAATTGGCCGTGGACTTATCAACTATGGCATCGAAGATATGAAGGCCATTAAAGGTCATAATACAAATGATATAGCTCAAATTTTAGGTATTAATACAACCTATGATGAAGCAGTACATCGTAATAATCTAGTTTTATTACATTGA
- the rsfS gene encoding ribosome silencing factor: MKNKEEVKQIVLQLAQAAFDKKGRDIEILDLEGVSMLGDYFLIASANNIKQSQSIADEMEDKAAELGMTVNHREGYREGEWILLDFGDIICHVFGGDELREFYGLEELWNDAVRVPFEGV; encoded by the coding sequence ATGAAAAATAAAGAAGAAGTTAAACAAATCGTATTACAATTAGCACAAGCTGCTTTTGATAAAAAAGGCAGAGATATCGAAATTCTCGATTTAGAAGGTGTATCTATGTTAGGGGATTACTTCCTAATTGCTAGTGCAAATAATATTAAGCAATCTCAGAGTATTGCTGATGAAATGGAAGATAAAGCAGCAGAATTGGGCATGACAGTAAATCATAGAGAAGGTTATCGTGAAGGTGAATGGATTTTACTTGATTTTGGCGATATTATTTGTCATGTCTTTGGTGGTGATGAGTTGCGAGAATTCTACGGTTTAGAAGAATTATGGAATGATGCAGTTCGAGTTCCATTTGAAGGAGTATAG
- a CDS encoding LCP family protein: MEERERARARRRRRRRQQKSSVKWPRIILAIIVVVALLGGIGYGLYTGVSYAYRAIVGTTESTDASGDNGNKQDGNTVSVEQKGLDKPLYILVVGTDDNNPSQSDSLFLLSINLDQKTMDVIGIPSNSKIDNRDQTDATMLNSIYEKGGIDLTKAVIEDMFHISIPYYVVVNQNAFKKTNDVLGNQQIYVEQTMEHVDADGNKDIDLQRGYQTLDSDKALSYLRYSDPKHDTFTRVQRQERFLKLWVEEEHNSFFLTNAWHIWRIWDHYDSNISTLDAIKLVYNASKINKEEIHFYILPGEKELVGDMTYWKVNPTEAQRLVGITMGNLPANEMTQFVTAPTNSTAKVAPESEHNGGTITKPSEPGDESTNKR; this comes from the coding sequence ATGGAAGAACGTGAACGAGCAAGAGCTCGCCGTCGAAGAAGAAGACGTCAACAAAAGTCATCTGTTAAATGGCCTAGAATTATATTAGCTATTATTGTAGTAGTAGCATTACTTGGCGGTATAGGATACGGTCTATATACTGGCGTATCTTATGCATATAGAGCTATTGTAGGTACTACTGAATCAACTGATGCATCTGGAGATAATGGAAATAAACAAGATGGTAATACGGTATCTGTAGAGCAAAAAGGCTTAGATAAACCATTATATATTCTTGTTGTCGGTACTGATGATAATAATCCCAGTCAAAGTGATAGCTTATTCTTGTTATCTATTAATTTAGATCAAAAGACTATGGATGTTATTGGCATACCTAGTAATAGTAAAATTGATAACAGAGATCAGACTGATGCAACAATGCTCAATAGCATCTATGAAAAAGGTGGTATTGATCTAACAAAGGCTGTTATAGAAGATATGTTCCATATTTCTATACCATATTATGTTGTAGTTAATCAAAATGCTTTCAAAAAGACTAACGATGTATTAGGAAATCAACAAATCTATGTAGAACAGACTATGGAACACGTGGATGCAGACGGAAATAAAGATATTGATTTGCAACGAGGATATCAAACATTAGATAGTGATAAGGCTTTATCCTATTTACGGTATTCTGATCCAAAACACGATACATTTACACGTGTACAACGACAAGAAAGATTTTTGAAACTTTGGGTAGAAGAAGAGCATAATTCGTTCTTCTTAACAAATGCATGGCATATTTGGAGAATTTGGGATCATTATGATAGTAATATTTCTACATTAGATGCCATTAAGCTCGTGTATAATGCTAGTAAAATTAATAAGGAAGAGATTCATTTCTATATTCTTCCTGGTGAAAAAGAGTTAGTTGGCGATATGACATATTGGAAGGTAAATCCAACGGAAGCACAACGATTAGTAGGCATTACGATGGGAAATCTACCAGCCAATGAAATGACACAATTTGTAACGGCTCCAACCAATAGCACAGCTAAGGTTGCACCTGAATCAGAACATAATGGCGGCACTATCACAAAGCCATCAGAACCGGGTGATGAGAGTACTAATAAACGTTAA
- a CDS encoding glutamate-5-semialdehyde dehydrogenase — MNQYEEICKDMGQRAKAASFELAQIDQGTLDSALLAIADAVEAQADEIMAANQLDLDKSGDYNVPQTMIDRLTLTPSRISQMAEGVRQVAALESPVGSVIETITRPNGLTIEKRAVPFGVIGIIFEARPNVTIDAGVLCLKTSNATILRGGKEAFHTNQIIVTIMRNTLESLGITPDAIQLVEVLDRDMVGVLLHQREYIDVIIPRGGAGLIRRVVEESSIPVIETGSGVCHTYIDEYANLDMALEIAINAKVQRPSVCNSMETLLVHQAVAGEFLPRLDEVLQEYGVRIHGDTAVAQYMENTIPLTEDSFHTEYNDMDLNVRIVENLEEAINHVNCYSTHHSEAIVTDEPMRARVFMNLVDCSTVYHNASTRFTDGFEFGFGAEIGISTQKLHARGPMGLQALTSYKYFVFGEGQVRK, encoded by the coding sequence ATGAACCAGTATGAAGAAATTTGTAAAGATATGGGTCAAAGAGCTAAAGCGGCATCCTTTGAATTAGCTCAAATTGATCAAGGTACATTAGATTCTGCATTATTAGCAATCGCTGATGCTGTAGAAGCACAAGCCGATGAAATTATGGCTGCTAATCAGTTAGACTTAGATAAATCTGGTGATTATAATGTGCCTCAAACCATGATAGATCGACTAACATTGACACCTAGCCGTATTTCTCAAATGGCAGAAGGTGTTCGTCAAGTAGCTGCTCTTGAAAGTCCAGTAGGTTCGGTTATAGAAACAATTACACGGCCTAACGGTTTGACTATTGAAAAAAGAGCGGTACCTTTTGGTGTTATTGGCATTATTTTTGAGGCTCGTCCAAATGTAACAATTGATGCTGGTGTGCTTTGTTTAAAAACATCGAATGCTACGATACTGCGAGGTGGTAAGGAGGCATTCCATACCAACCAAATTATCGTGACTATTATGCGTAATACCTTAGAATCTTTAGGTATTACGCCAGATGCTATTCAACTTGTGGAAGTTCTTGATCGGGATATGGTTGGTGTATTATTGCACCAACGTGAATATATTGATGTCATCATTCCTCGTGGTGGAGCTGGACTGATTCGTCGTGTTGTAGAGGAAAGTAGTATTCCTGTTATTGAAACCGGTAGTGGTGTGTGTCATACATATATAGATGAATATGCGAATCTCGATATGGCATTAGAAATTGCAATCAATGCAAAGGTACAACGTCCGTCTGTATGTAACTCTATGGAAACATTGCTAGTACACCAAGCGGTGGCTGGTGAGTTTTTACCACGTCTTGATGAGGTTCTACAAGAATATGGCGTCCGAATTCACGGTGATACAGCTGTGGCTCAATATATGGAGAATACAATTCCTTTAACAGAGGATTCCTTCCATACTGAATATAACGATATGGACTTAAATGTACGTATTGTTGAAAATCTTGAAGAAGCCATTAATCATGTTAATTGTTATTCTACACATCATTCAGAGGCTATCGTAACAGATGAACCGATGCGTGCAAGAGTATTCATGAACTTAGTAGATTGTTCTACTGTGTATCATAATGCTTCAACGCGTTTTACTGATGGTTTTGAATTTGGTTTTGGTGCTGAAATCGGTATTAGTACTCAAAAGCTCCATGCTCGTGGGCCAATGGGATTACAAGCACTAACATCATATAAATACTTTGTATTTGGAGAAGGCCAAGTTCGAAAGTGA
- the obgE gene encoding GTPase ObgE encodes MFIDRARVFVKAGDGGDGMSSFRREKYVPNGGPSGGDGGKGADVIFKADKNINTLVDFRYKRQFKAPAGGNGESSNKHGRGSEPLIIPVPLGTVIKEEETGKIFCDLVNDGDTFVIAKGGRGGRGNARFQTSANRAPTFAEKGEPGEEFWLQLELKVLADVGLLGYPSVGKSSILRKVSKAQPEVAAYHFTTLTPVLGVVTISGDRSFVLADIPGLIEGASEGVGLGHNFLRHVERTNILIHVLDVSGMEGRDPKVDFDAINEELRKYSEKLANKKQIVALNKIDMVFDDTTIPDTKKYFEDKGYEVFLINALSGEGLPELMERAYYYVENYEPEPEATDDTVVYEAKPDVEFVITRGDDAAFYITGKRIERLVAMTNLSDDQSLRRFQRIWRFMELDAKLKEKGCKDGDEVVIGDQRFTFQE; translated from the coding sequence ATGTTTATAGATAGAGCGCGTGTCTTTGTTAAGGCCGGTGACGGTGGGGACGGCATGTCTAGCTTCCGCCGTGAGAAATACGTGCCAAATGGCGGCCCTAGTGGCGGCGATGGTGGTAAAGGGGCAGACGTTATTTTTAAAGCGGATAAGAATATTAATACTCTTGTAGACTTTAGATATAAACGTCAGTTTAAGGCACCTGCTGGTGGTAATGGTGAAAGCTCTAACAAGCATGGTCGCGGTTCTGAGCCACTTATTATCCCGGTTCCATTGGGTACTGTAATTAAAGAAGAAGAAACAGGTAAAATTTTCTGTGACCTCGTTAACGACGGCGATACGTTTGTTATTGCTAAAGGTGGTCGTGGTGGCCGTGGTAATGCACGCTTCCAAACAAGTGCTAACCGTGCACCTACATTTGCAGAAAAGGGTGAACCTGGTGAAGAGTTCTGGTTACAACTAGAGCTTAAAGTATTGGCAGATGTTGGTCTATTAGGCTACCCATCTGTTGGTAAGTCTAGTATTTTACGTAAGGTTTCTAAAGCGCAACCAGAGGTAGCTGCTTACCACTTTACTACATTGACACCTGTACTTGGGGTAGTAACAATCTCTGGAGACCGTAGTTTTGTATTAGCCGATATTCCTGGTCTTATTGAAGGGGCTAGCGAAGGTGTTGGCCTAGGACATAACTTCTTGCGCCACGTAGAACGGACTAATATTTTAATTCACGTCCTTGATGTATCTGGTATGGAAGGACGCGATCCAAAGGTTGATTTTGATGCTATTAATGAAGAACTTCGTAAATATTCTGAAAAATTAGCCAATAAAAAACAAATTGTTGCACTCAATAAGATTGATATGGTCTTTGATGATACAACAATTCCTGATACAAAAAAATATTTTGAAGATAAAGGATATGAAGTATTCCTTATCAATGCATTAAGCGGTGAAGGTTTACCAGAGCTCATGGAACGAGCTTACTACTATGTAGAAAACTATGAACCAGAACCGGAAGCAACTGATGATACAGTTGTATACGAAGCAAAACCAGATGTAGAATTTGTTATTACACGTGGTGATGATGCTGCATTCTATATTACCGGTAAACGTATTGAACGCTTAGTGGCAATGACAAATTTAAGTGATGATCAATCTCTTCGTAGATTCCAACGCATTTGGCGTTTTATGGAGCTCGATGCTAAATTGAAGGAAAAAGGTTGTAAAGACGGTGATGAAGTTGTGATTGGCGATCAACGCTTTACATTCCAAGAGTAG
- the yqeK gene encoding bis(5'-nucleosyl)-tetraphosphatase (symmetrical) YqeK, which produces MLSFDEIQVSVSQWLSKKRFKHTLGVVESATHLAELYGVDVEKARLAALLHDCAKELPLQDMQNLVKSESYDADQELLSNGNLLHGLAGMIRAKHEFFISDNEVLEAIRVHTTGKVHMSTLDKVIFLADYIEPNRNFPGVDELRNVSELDLDKAVLLGFDNTIIHLIEQKQSIYPLTILGRNDVLQSCK; this is translated from the coding sequence ATGTTATCATTTGATGAAATACAAGTTAGCGTGAGTCAATGGTTGAGTAAAAAACGTTTTAAGCATACTCTTGGCGTTGTTGAATCAGCCACTCATTTAGCTGAACTTTATGGCGTTGATGTGGAAAAGGCTAGATTAGCCGCATTACTACATGATTGCGCTAAAGAATTGCCTTTACAGGATATGCAAAATCTTGTGAAAAGTGAATCTTATGATGCTGATCAAGAATTATTAAGTAATGGTAATCTCTTACATGGTTTAGCTGGTATGATTCGTGCTAAACATGAATTTTTTATATCTGATAATGAGGTTTTAGAAGCTATTAGGGTTCATACGACTGGAAAGGTACATATGTCTACGCTAGATAAGGTGATATTTTTAGCAGACTATATTGAGCCTAATCGAAATTTTCCCGGTGTGGATGAGTTGCGTAACGTTTCAGAACTAGATTTAGATAAGGCTGTATTGCTTGGTTTTGATAATACTATTATTCATCTTATAGAGCAAAAACAATCTATTTATCCTTTGACCATTCTTGGTCGTAATGATGTGTTACAATCTTGTAAATAA
- the yhbY gene encoding ribosome assembly RNA-binding protein YhbY, whose protein sequence is MTGKQKRYLRSLAATMPPVVQIGKNGLENSVIDSARAALMARELIKVKLLNNSPEDKTIFQELADMLGAELVQVIGFNGVLYKAKKEPKIILPK, encoded by the coding sequence ATGACAGGAAAACAAAAACGGTATTTACGTTCTTTGGCAGCAACAATGCCACCAGTAGTTCAAATTGGTAAAAATGGTTTAGAAAATAGTGTTATTGATAGTGCTCGCGCAGCATTAATGGCTCGTGAATTAATCAAGGTAAAATTACTCAACAATAGCCCTGAAGATAAGACGATTTTCCAAGAGTTAGCTGATATGCTTGGTGCTGAATTAGTCCAAGTTATCGGCTTTAACGGTGTATTATATAAAGCTAAAAAAGAACCAAAAATTATTCTACCTAAATAA
- the nadD gene encoding nicotinate-nucleotide adenylyltransferase encodes MVEKRRIGIIGGTFNPIHLGHLMIAEVACESFNLEKVIFVPARIPPHKQHDVIDSHHRYAMTAAAVSDNPNFEISDVEMRREGPSYTVDTIQHFKMLYGPNVEFYFIAGTDTIRALPTWKFIEELLDEVHFIGATRPDGSSAIDETLDILGPKAREKIHLMEVPEMKLSATYLRERLRSGKTVRYMLPKCVVEYIEENHIYGKE; translated from the coding sequence ATGGTAGAGAAACGTCGTATAGGTATCATAGGTGGAACATTTAATCCTATCCATTTAGGGCATCTAATGATTGCTGAGGTGGCTTGTGAAAGTTTTAACCTTGAGAAGGTTATTTTCGTGCCAGCACGGATACCACCTCATAAGCAACATGATGTAATAGATAGTCATCATCGATATGCTATGACAGCAGCAGCCGTGTCAGATAATCCAAATTTTGAAATTTCTGATGTAGAGATGCGTCGTGAAGGCCCTTCGTATACAGTTGATACGATTCAACATTTTAAGATGCTCTATGGACCAAATGTTGAATTTTACTTTATAGCGGGAACGGATACAATTCGTGCGTTGCCAACGTGGAAATTTATTGAGGAATTATTAGATGAGGTCCACTTTATTGGTGCTACAAGACCTGATGGATCTAGTGCAATTGATGAAACATTAGATATTTTAGGACCAAAAGCACGAGAAAAAATACATCTTATGGAGGTTCCTGAGATGAAATTATCTGCTACGTATTTGCGAGAGCGGTTACGTTCTGGAAAAACTGTTCGGTACATGTTGCCTAAATGTGTAGTGGAGTATATAGAAGAAAACCATATTTATGGGAAGGAATAA
- a CDS encoding TrkH family potassium uptake protein produces MRIQIVMSLVGRLLYIFGIFTLIPFIYGIVFETAYWSFLVTTGISFGLGGLLSYYGHETQSFSLRDGFLVVSSTWILTIILGSLPFILSGILTNVFDALFEATSGITATGATIINSVDDLPKTYVLWRGLMHWIGGMGIIVLILSFLKNLGADAAHMFNAEASVPKPGVVMPRIQSMASKLWRLYVAFTAICFVMLWAGGIEPFDALNYAFSIIATGGFAPTSAGTFIYEQSNYICFVFIFFMILAGGNFAVYYNALQRGIRVLIDDFETRMYWLVIFIGIAIVSISMVVQSNINDPIQIFRDVSFNYVSIQTGSGFAVSDYDLWPAAAQMMLFISSFFGGCSGSTTGGVKIIRLIILIKSSIIYLRKSIHPEMVQVVRINGKPMPTKWIQMSQQFLFLYLMIYVISVFLMTCSGMSTYDAMQIITAFLSNVGIGFGGFGPTDAFGSMSDSAKCVAMADMLLGRLELFTILVMLHPQFWEGYFIKKQSAKRYRIL; encoded by the coding sequence ATGCGCATTCAAATTGTCATGTCCTTAGTGGGGCGATTATTATATATCTTTGGGATTTTTACATTAATTCCTTTTATATATGGTATTGTATTTGAAACTGCATATTGGTCGTTTTTGGTTACTACTGGTATTTCATTTGGCTTAGGTGGACTTTTATCTTATTATGGTCATGAAACTCAAAGCTTTAGTCTTCGTGATGGGTTTTTAGTTGTATCATCTACATGGATATTAACAATTATCTTAGGTTCCTTACCATTTATTCTTAGTGGTATATTAACCAATGTATTTGATGCTCTATTTGAAGCTACATCAGGGATTACAGCAACTGGTGCTACAATTATTAATAGCGTAGATGATTTACCTAAGACATATGTTTTATGGCGTGGATTAATGCACTGGATTGGTGGGATGGGGATTATTGTCCTTATTTTATCGTTCTTAAAGAACTTAGGTGCAGATGCAGCTCATATGTTTAATGCAGAAGCATCGGTACCAAAACCTGGTGTTGTTATGCCTCGTATTCAATCAATGGCCAGTAAACTTTGGCGTTTATATGTTGCTTTTACCGCCATTTGTTTCGTTATGCTATGGGCTGGTGGTATAGAGCCTTTTGATGCATTAAATTATGCATTTTCCATTATTGCTACAGGTGGTTTTGCACCTACATCTGCAGGTACATTTATTTATGAACAAAGCAACTATATCTGTTTTGTATTTATATTTTTCATGATACTTGCTGGTGGTAATTTTGCAGTATATTATAATGCACTGCAAAGAGGCATTCGTGTTTTGATTGATGATTTTGAAACACGTATGTATTGGCTAGTTATTTTTATTGGAATTGCTATAGTATCAATTTCGATGGTAGTACAATCAAATATTAATGATCCAATTCAAATCTTTAGAGATGTTTCCTTTAATTATGTATCGATTCAAACTGGTAGTGGATTTGCTGTAAGCGATTATGATTTATGGCCAGCCGCTGCACAGATGATGTTATTTATTTCATCATTTTTTGGTGGTTGTAGTGGTTCTACAACAGGGGGCGTAAAAATTATTCGCCTCATTATTCTAATTAAGAGCAGCATTATTTATTTAAGAAAATCAATTCATCCGGAGATGGTACAAGTCGTGCGCATTAATGGTAAACCGATGCCTACTAAATGGATACAGATGTCACAGCAATTTTTATTTTTATATTTAATGATTTACGTTATATCTGTTTTCCTTATGACTTGTTCTGGAATGTCTACTTATGATGCGATGCAAATTATAACAGCTTTTCTTAGTAATGTAGGCATTGGATTTGGTGGTTTTGGGCCTACAGATGCCTTTGGTAGTATGTCTGATAGTGCTAAATGCGTAGCAATGGCAGACATGTTATTAGGTCGTTTGGAATTATTTACAATTCTTGTTATGCTTCATCCTCAATTCTGGGAAGGGTATTTTATAAAAAAACAATCTGCTAAACGGTATCGTATCCTATAG